A single region of the Sphaeramia orbicularis chromosome 6, fSphaOr1.1, whole genome shotgun sequence genome encodes:
- the LOC115421035 gene encoding uncharacterized protein LOC115421035, with translation MEQDCITGVYQSLGLSVGEKFSTEDVSHLYCKVFHVPSDIEEAHMAMMKIAGSDNSWSCVGENVLDVLLEMAREREKKEKQYWDLQLLNMGNHLSILHRMDTTLIADPHMLHQKDTELNIFRAAHNQTGSLQSRTIDTKSSQWERWLAKKGMQWSVRDVKRLKRAHRQCWARLVVEGIQSILPSPLPGQEVGGHAWGAVSLSDVLLLVEVKYDVVTHLLYTEMLQEHYTLTVWENLLPWQQRKAEEGLGDLAEEALESGDVLGLAELPGAFKIYRLNRESLRLLCLYIRLATLKAQREKLSYSALLAARQSWETWPYVNSPLRAEQAALWLQSEDKEPKKLISVLPKQTVLQLLVLTQEQERKNLVKLVHGVSLGNLQDPGCTEAPKEETSPKDAALRNGCIKRLQQIHASLKTNNDAQNPRLEDCAQLLLVHLMELQDVQTSVLLPALMDKSTQRVQALRDECVSELQGQHLTNLFQLLTSDTPLGSFSTQMPNSNTTQNSNNDQMAAQSSCAKEARAQNISATDTEAADSVRGARVQAADGADVQDVCTGCGVFMEDLPYLEILCVSDATHNTQREGGAEEVEEVGATTNPQSYEKQGSLITLAWSKPLDDDNNCGAEAAAGSTTQSQFDEGDRKSEVQPGDLSDTAEHTLGEETLVQPDLAGDTQSASQQCSSEKQLTLTERPVTEQSATGEHVSDCEVPVHASAVDNQQDTQPALLIGSEDFCSGTSSETGDVNTTAGDTVTDSEVWDLSGPELDTAFYSSSSERDVMRESTLRERPRETVSAVERERTMRCLVDMQKKVEQRQQRDKKRQLLRVQERLSIIQNRKAEEDLLGLKHTDRLKHLTQDLPQEDKTQQKTVVKERLEQLRRERSYIMQSKRDRNTAGFKELLGPVAQQSRETEDDTDRDITPVDN, from the exons ATTGCaggaagtgacaacagctggtcTTGTGTGGGTGAAAATGTTTTGGATGTTCTCCTAGAGATGGCAAGAGAgagggaaaagaaggaaaag CAATACTGGGATCTCCAGCTGTTGAATATGGGTAACCATCTCAGCATTCTAcacaggatggacacaactcttaTCGCTGATCCTCACATGCTGCACCAAAAAGACACAGAGCTAAATATTTTCAGAGCAGCTCACAATCAAACAGGTTCCCTACAGTCTCGTACAATCGACACAAAGAGCTCACAG TGGGAGCGATGGCTGGCAAAAAAAGGCATGCAATGGAGTGTGAGGGATGTGAAAAGACTAAAGAGAGCACATAGGCAGTGCTGGGCCAG ACTAGTTGTAGAGGGTATACAAAGCATATTACCCTCTCCTTTGCCAGGACAAGAGGTTGGAGGTCATGCATGGGGTGCTGTCTCCTTGTCCGATGTTCTCCTTTTAGTGGAAGTGAAGTATGATGTGGTGACACACTTGCTTTACACTGAAATGCTTCAGGAGCACTACA CACTGACTGTCTGGGAAAACCTGCTACCATGGCAACAACGTAAGGCAGAGGAGGGGCTGGGGGATCTTGCAGAAGAGGCTTTGGAGTCAGGTGACGTGCTTGGATTGGCTGAGCTCCCAGGAGCATTCAAAATATACAG GCTGAATAGGGAGAGTCTGAGGCTGCTCTGCCTGTATATCAGGTTGGCAACTCTCAAAGCTCAGAGAGAAAAACTGTCCTACAGTGCTCTTCTGGCAGCTCGACAGTCCTGGGAGACTTG GCCATATGTTAATAGTCCACTGAGAGCTGAGCAGGCTGCTTTGTGGCTTCAGAGTGAAGACAAAGAGCCCAAGAAGTTAATCTCAGTGTTACCAAAGCAG ACAGTGCTGCAGCTGCTGGTGCTGACTCAGGAGCAAGAGAGGAAAAACCTGGTCAAACTGGTACATGGGGTCTCCCTGGGGAATCTGCAAGACCCAGGTTGCACAGAGGCTCCAAAGGAAG AAACTAGTCCGAAGGATGCTGCGTTAAGGAATGGCTGTATTAAAAGGCTGCAACAAATCCATGCCAGCCTGAAAACAAACAATGATGCACAGAATCCCCGGTTGGAAGACTGTGCCCAGCTCCTCCTTGTACATCTGATGGAGCTGCAGGACGTCCAAACTTCAGTTTTACTGCCAGCCCTGATGGACAAA AGCACACAGCGTGTCCAGGCTCTGCGAGATGAGTGTGTATCCGAGCTACAAGGACAACATCTAACCAACTTGTTTCAGCTCCTGACTTCAGATACTCCCCTTGGTTCATTTTCCACACAAATGCCTAACTCAAACACAACCCAAAACAGCAATAATGACCAAATGGCAGCTCAGTCCTCCTGCGCTAAAGAAGCCAGAGCCCAAAACATCAGTGCGACTGACACAGAGGCAGCTGATTCAGTTAGAGGAGCCAGAGTTCAAGCTGCAGATGGTGCTGATGTACAGGATGTCTGTACAG GTTGTGGAGTATTCATGGAGGACCTGCCCTACTTGGAGATCTTGTGTGTGTCAGATGCAACCCATAATACTCAGAGGGAGGGGGGAGCTGAGGAGGTGGAAGAGGTCGGTGCAACAACGAACCCCCAGAGCTACGAAAAACAGGGCTCTTTGATCACACTTGCCTGGAGCAAACCGCTAGATGATGACAATAACTGTGGTGCAGAGGCTGCAGCTGGAAGCACAACACAAAGTCAATTTGATGAAGGTGACAGGAAGAGTGAAGTTCAGCCCGGCGACCTCAGTgacacagctgaacacacactTGGTGAGGAGACTTTGGTCCAGCCTGATTTGGCAGGTGACACACAGTCAGCAAGCCAGCAAtgcagctcagaaaaacag CTGACCCTGACTGAAAGGCCAGTCACTGAACAATCAGCCACAGGAGAACATGTATCTGACTGTGAAGTGCCAGTGCATGCCTCAGCGGTAGATAATCAGCAGGACACACAACCAGCTTTACTGATAGGCTCTGAGGACTTCTGCTCTGGAACATCCAGTGAGACAGGAGATGTTAACACAACGGCAGGTGACACTGTAACAGATTCTGAGGTGTGGGACCTGAGTGGGCCCGAACTAGACACTGCA TTTTACAGCAGCTCCTCCGAGAGAGATGTAATGAGGGAATCCACACTGAGAGAACGACCAAGAGAAACAGTGTCAGCGGTGGAGAGAGAGAGGACCATGCGCTGCCTGGTGGACATGCAAAAAAAGGTGGAACAGAGGCAGCAGAGAGACAAAAAGAGGCAATTGCTGAGG GTTCAGGAACGTCTGTCAATCATCCAGAACAGAAAGGCAGAGGAGGATCTGCTTGGCCTAAAGCACACAGACAGACTAAAGCATCTCACACAAGATCTACCACAG GAGGATAAAACCCAGCAGAAGACAGTTGTCAAAGAGCGACTGGAGCAGCTGAGGAGAGAGCGCTCCTATATCATGCAGTCTAAACGAGACAG GAACACTGCGGGATTTAAGGAACTCCTGGGTCCTGTAGCCCAACAGAGCAGAGAAACAGAAGATGACACAGACAGAGATATTACACCAGTTGACAActaa